A single region of the Rhizobium sp. ARZ01 genome encodes:
- a CDS encoding Wzz/FepE/Etk N-terminal domain-containing protein, giving the protein MSGFMISSLDLRFYLALLVRRLPLVLLTAAAVFGLAVGAASLMPKKYKAVAKVLVEAPQIPSELARSSVAIGAIEQMQLLQQQIITRENLLALADRFAIYAKSEVKPADEDIVEDLRSRIIFEELIQDSSTRSLGTTILQVSVTGQDPVLAARIANEITSMLVAKNQQQRTDRAGNTLQFFNQEVARLGAELNKIEADILRFKTENKDTLPASIDFHRTQQSSLQERIAALEREESELRTRRSGLIATYTNTGRLSDAMPLTPEQQMLADLNRALVEQLAVFSESSPNVTALRSRIAALRSKALDRQPKEAAVRASRERDAAETASFGLDLQLSDIDERLEAIDRERVAANKRIEQLTNWIAATPASETVLNALERNHANIQTQYNATIARRAEALTGEQIEMRSDGGRLTLIETAVAPREPTNRKQARVVAIMGAPVGLAFGLGLLVLLEMLNRTIRRPSDVVRLLQMQPLATIPEIRTHEQAHTAKPKDRIFALVSASVIVNLLMISQNHHGTASYTSGAGNPLRIKGAIDISRALPFRIGQ; this is encoded by the coding sequence TTGAGTGGTTTCATGATCAGCAGCTTGGACTTACGGTTTTACCTTGCGCTCCTTGTTAGACGGCTCCCACTCGTTCTTTTGACTGCCGCGGCGGTCTTTGGACTTGCGGTCGGCGCAGCATCTCTGATGCCCAAAAAATACAAGGCGGTCGCCAAGGTTTTGGTCGAGGCGCCGCAAATCCCCTCGGAACTTGCGCGCTCATCGGTGGCCATTGGCGCTATTGAGCAGATGCAGCTCCTGCAGCAGCAGATCATAACGCGCGAAAACCTCCTCGCCCTCGCCGACCGGTTCGCTATCTATGCCAAGAGCGAAGTCAAGCCTGCAGACGAGGACATCGTGGAGGATCTGCGTTCAAGGATAATCTTCGAGGAACTGATCCAGGACTCTTCGACGCGGAGTCTGGGCACGACCATTCTCCAGGTTTCCGTTACCGGACAGGATCCAGTGCTCGCCGCCCGGATTGCCAATGAGATCACGTCGATGCTAGTTGCAAAAAACCAGCAGCAGCGGACTGACCGGGCGGGAAACACGCTGCAATTCTTCAATCAAGAGGTGGCGCGGCTCGGTGCGGAACTAAACAAGATTGAAGCAGATATCCTGAGGTTCAAGACGGAAAACAAGGATACCTTGCCAGCCAGCATTGATTTCCACCGAACCCAGCAAAGCAGCCTCCAGGAAAGAATCGCCGCGCTCGAACGTGAGGAATCGGAGCTGCGCACTAGGCGGAGCGGCCTCATCGCCACATACACCAATACCGGTCGGCTATCGGATGCGATGCCCCTGACACCCGAGCAGCAGATGCTGGCGGATCTCAACAGGGCGCTTGTCGAGCAGCTTGCCGTTTTCTCAGAATCCAGTCCGAACGTTACCGCGTTGAGATCGCGCATTGCAGCACTGCGAAGCAAGGCGCTCGATCGCCAACCGAAGGAAGCAGCAGTGCGCGCGAGCCGGGAGCGTGACGCGGCAGAAACTGCCTCATTTGGTCTCGACCTGCAATTGTCGGACATTGATGAGCGCCTGGAGGCTATCGACCGGGAGCGGGTGGCTGCAAACAAGCGGATAGAGCAATTGACGAACTGGATTGCCGCGACCCCTGCAAGCGAGACCGTCCTCAACGCACTGGAACGCAATCACGCCAACATCCAAACGCAGTATAACGCTACAATTGCGCGACGGGCGGAAGCATTGACCGGAGAGCAGATTGAAATGCGTTCTGACGGGGGGCGCCTGACCCTAATCGAGACCGCAGTAGCGCCGCGTGAACCCACCAATCGAAAACAGGCCCGCGTCGTTGCAATAATGGGGGCTCCGGTCGGACTGGCTTTTGGTCTCGGGCTGCTTGTGTTGCTTGAAATGCTCAATCGGACGATTCGCCGCCCTTCCGATGTCGTGCGACTTCTGCAAATGCAGCCACTTGCGACCATTCCCGAAATCCGGACGCACGAACAGGCCCACACGGCCAAGCCCAAGGATAGGATCTTCGCGCTTGTTTCGGCCAGCGTCATAGTCAACCTTTTGATGATCTCGCAAAATCATCATGGCACTGCATCTTATACTTCAGGAGCTGGGAACCCTTTGCGCATCAAAGGTGCAATTGACATCAGCCGCGCTCTGCCATTCAGGATCGGACAATAG
- a CDS encoding CpsD/CapB family tyrosine-protein kinase encodes MDQPPAPLHEAMRFRSAERLAERTVEGSARFERAEAWDSLPGLTLSPRLAKQNRIVTFNRSDPAHGAFDMLRTRLLQCLRQNGWTSVAITSPRASCGKSLVALNLAFSLANQSDCRTILMDMNLKEPSIENLLGEKSSGSMEDFLSGNCAAADVLRRFGKNLAIGSNCRPVKYSAELLQSLSAAKALHDMRKWMGPDVVLFDLPSMLPNDDVTAFLPNVDCAILVAAAEQSTLDDVDACERELSERSNMAGVVLNRCRYGIGE; translated from the coding sequence ATGGACCAACCTCCAGCACCGTTGCACGAAGCAATGCGTTTTCGCAGCGCCGAACGCCTCGCTGAGCGAACCGTCGAAGGTTCCGCCCGGTTCGAGCGGGCGGAGGCATGGGACAGTCTTCCGGGGCTGACATTAAGCCCGAGGCTGGCCAAACAGAACCGGATAGTGACATTCAATCGTTCAGATCCTGCACACGGCGCCTTCGACATGCTGCGGACAAGACTGCTGCAGTGCTTGCGACAGAACGGTTGGACATCTGTGGCCATCACGTCGCCGAGAGCGTCCTGCGGAAAGTCACTCGTCGCACTCAACCTAGCTTTCAGTCTCGCCAACCAAAGTGACTGCCGTACTATCTTGATGGACATGAATCTTAAGGAGCCCAGCATTGAAAACCTGCTCGGGGAGAAAAGCAGCGGATCGATGGAGGATTTCCTCAGTGGAAACTGCGCGGCTGCAGATGTGCTTCGCCGATTTGGCAAGAATCTGGCGATCGGCTCCAATTGCCGACCGGTGAAATATTCTGCGGAGCTCTTGCAGAGCCTGAGCGCAGCAAAGGCGTTGCACGACATGCGAAAGTGGATGGGCCCCGACGTCGTTCTGTTCGATCTTCCGTCGATGCTACCGAATGACGACGTCACTGCATTTTTGCCGAATGTGGATTGCGCGATCCTTGTAGCAGCTGCCGAACAAAGCACGCTGGACGATGTAGATGCCTGCGAACGCGAACTGTCGGAGCGATCGAACATGGCCGGCGTTGTCCTTAATCGATGCCGATACGGAATCGGCGAGTAG
- a CDS encoding response regulator transcription factor, giving the protein MTSAMISNGKEIAGNLDHRIAIGDSSTLNKKSFEEVPVARGRSLLIIDNRALDRECLAQCISAHKVEMDVVAFGSVEEWKRKRHDYPPPAAILLNVGGRKVAEATVTEEIKKLSTEFEAPIIVLADNDDLAQIMKALECGAKGYIPSSVSIDVCIEAIALSLAGGIFVPASSVFAMRQVLETGGPVARPLAGMFTARQAEVVEALRRGKANKIIAYELNLRESTVKVHIRNIMKKVKATNRTEVAYKINDLLPAEFTSDTSSRLEH; this is encoded by the coding sequence ATGACTTCGGCAATGATCTCAAATGGCAAGGAAATAGCAGGCAATCTCGACCACCGTATTGCAATCGGCGATTCCAGCACTTTGAACAAAAAATCGTTCGAGGAAGTACCCGTCGCAAGAGGCCGTTCACTCCTGATCATCGACAACAGGGCGCTTGATCGCGAATGCCTCGCACAATGCATCTCGGCGCACAAGGTCGAGATGGACGTGGTCGCTTTCGGCTCGGTGGAAGAATGGAAGCGCAAGCGCCATGACTATCCACCGCCGGCCGCAATCTTGCTCAATGTAGGCGGAAGGAAGGTCGCAGAAGCGACAGTCACTGAAGAGATAAAAAAGCTCTCGACCGAGTTCGAGGCGCCAATAATTGTGCTTGCTGATAATGATGACCTCGCGCAGATCATGAAAGCCTTGGAATGCGGGGCGAAGGGATACATACCTTCGTCTGTGAGTATCGATGTTTGCATCGAAGCAATTGCACTCTCGCTCGCTGGCGGCATTTTCGTCCCCGCCAGCAGCGTGTTCGCGATGCGCCAGGTGCTTGAGACCGGCGGCCCAGTTGCCCGTCCGCTCGCAGGCATGTTCACCGCTCGCCAGGCAGAAGTTGTCGAGGCGTTGCGGCGCGGGAAGGCAAACAAGATTATCGCCTATGAGCTCAACTTGCGGGAAAGCACCGTCAAAGTTCACATCCGCAACATTATGAAAAAGGTTAAGGCAACCAACCGGACCGAGGTCGCCTACAAGATCAACGATCTCCTGCCTGCCGAATTCACCTCCGATACCTCAAGTCGGCTGGAACATTGA
- a CDS encoding sugar transferase — protein sequence MSKDHLPYSLASQPVLHDAVLGSRSIYPVSKRLFDILFTLAIAPLVLPVVGLLALLVRLDGEAAFFCQPRVGKDGRAFQLWKLRTMVPRASEQLQAHLASDAAVRLEWESTQKLKDDPRITRLGKFLRKYSLDELPQFWNVLRGDMSLVGPRPMLPDQRAQYPGTAYFKMRPGLTGLWQISERNGCTFAERAMHDTRYFGMMSLGTDLWILSKTPIVVFKGTGM from the coding sequence ATGTCGAAAGACCACCTGCCCTATTCGCTTGCAAGCCAGCCAGTATTACATGACGCAGTACTTGGCTCGCGATCGATCTATCCCGTATCGAAACGCCTATTCGATATTCTCTTTACGCTGGCAATCGCGCCGCTCGTTCTGCCTGTGGTCGGTTTACTCGCTTTGTTGGTCCGATTGGACGGCGAAGCTGCGTTTTTTTGCCAGCCACGCGTTGGTAAGGACGGCAGGGCGTTCCAACTGTGGAAGCTTCGGACGATGGTGCCTCGAGCCAGCGAGCAGTTGCAGGCACATTTGGCGAGCGATGCTGCGGTGCGCCTCGAATGGGAGAGCACGCAGAAGCTGAAGGACGATCCGCGTATAACGCGTTTGGGCAAATTTCTGCGCAAATACTCGCTCGACGAATTGCCACAATTCTGGAACGTCCTTCGCGGCGACATGAGTCTGGTCGGCCCTCGCCCGATGCTGCCTGATCAGCGTGCACAGTACCCCGGCACCGCTTACTTTAAGATGCGGCCCGGTTTGACAGGTCTGTGGCAGATCAGCGAGCGGAATGGCTGCACCTTCGCGGAGCGTGCGATGCACGATACCCGTTACTTCGGAATGATGTCACTCGGTACGGATCTTTGGATCCTGTCGAAAACACCGATCGTCGTCTTCAAGGGGACCGGTATGTAA
- a CDS encoding TylF/MycF/NovP-related O-methyltransferase, which produces MAHYLAAPQGLDGWLSRPILNLCDLPIFATIKSTHRIGTAMIKGWVKSNEAIYRTAKLSRDIRGFPLRRSGSLTRIGTIWKIYTKTMLPPVRLFNICDAVEHVNQRGIPGDLVECGVWSGGSIALMALWDMRFETARQYHAFDSFEGLPPPTPADNEVFESFMVDRREQGEKLPGTLTWTGICQGDGADTVRAFFSRVGIPRERVIFHVGWFQDTVPAASIHSIAVLRIDGDWYDSTKTCLDHLYDFVSPGGIIIIDDYGTFSGCRRAVDEFRKQRNINTPVEYVDSECVQFTTPKDGPPKKRPTPPV; this is translated from the coding sequence ATGGCGCATTATCTGGCAGCGCCGCAAGGACTGGATGGATGGCTATCCAGACCCATCCTGAACCTTTGCGACCTGCCGATATTTGCGACCATCAAATCAACTCACAGGATTGGGACCGCGATGATCAAGGGATGGGTGAAATCCAACGAAGCAATTTACCGAACAGCCAAGCTTTCACGGGATATCAGAGGTTTTCCGCTGCGAAGGTCCGGATCGTTAACAAGGATTGGAACGATCTGGAAAATATATACCAAGACCATGTTGCCCCCCGTCCGGCTGTTCAACATATGCGACGCCGTTGAACACGTAAATCAGCGCGGGATACCTGGGGATTTGGTCGAGTGCGGGGTGTGGTCGGGCGGCTCAATAGCCTTGATGGCTCTTTGGGACATGCGATTTGAGACGGCCCGCCAATACCACGCGTTCGATAGCTTTGAAGGGTTGCCTCCTCCGACTCCCGCAGACAACGAGGTGTTTGAGAGCTTTATGGTTGATCGCCGCGAGCAGGGCGAGAAATTGCCAGGTACACTAACGTGGACGGGAATTTGTCAGGGCGACGGAGCCGACACAGTGAGAGCGTTCTTTTCACGAGTTGGCATCCCACGAGAACGGGTAATTTTCCATGTGGGCTGGTTTCAAGATACTGTTCCCGCTGCCAGCATACATTCCATCGCAGTCCTGCGCATTGACGGCGATTGGTACGATTCAACGAAAACTTGCCTTGATCATCTTTACGATTTTGTTTCCCCTGGAGGCATCATAATCATTGACGACTATGGTACCTTTTCGGGATGCAGGAGGGCGGTTGACGAGTTTCGCAAACAACGCAACATCAACACTCCTGTAGAGTATGTCGACTCCGAGTGCGTGCAATTTACGACGCCTAAAGATGGCCCCCCTAAAAAACGACCAACACCACCAGTGTAA
- a CDS encoding right-handed parallel beta-helix repeat-containing protein translates to MTSTIRDVTKAGIPAETTHADLIGNAINESGQTAALTLDKLFDRLSSITDKVDADAFNDSVSKMIEEFGSKFADRLSHKDGWGDFSVNDKSGTTSTKADLQSSTELSSIKPASVSDTVAETGPAATLANTSARVADAAPVAAAAPAAAAAADAATRFPDASSTGVPEGTVLTDYTGPMTITTPGTVIEGKIITGGLRVTAPDVVIKNCVIKFDGWWGVEAENGKNITIQNCDITGPGYAAENNSAILGAGNFIGNDISKVQNGIVLSSGSSTVKGNYIHDLEALGEPHYDGISVQGGQSGVLIDGNTIDSRQTSNIIINNDFGSVSDVTVSNNLLIGDAGYAIYSHGGQAGRTTTGVNITNNHIEKGNWDYYSVYNSDTKFSGNIEYANNQAPKPGDVNTTAPSNPDTPTTPPTTPPDTDTPTTPPTTPPDTGTDVPSNKVHLGTEGDDNMPLSGQSIRGNETFKGLGGNDTLKGGAGADVLDGGSGTDTATYSGSNAGVNVNLATGAGTGGHAQGDKLTSIENLTGSRYNDVLTGNDGKNVLNGGAGSDKLLGGAGDDTLNGGTGKDTLNGGAGKDTLTGGSGADTFAFKTTSEAGSGSTRDVITDFQKGTDKIDLSAIDANGSAAGDGAFHLIAQNNAAFDHKAGALAWRTENNSGTANDVTIIQGDLNGDGVHDFELQLQGLVNLSASDFLL, encoded by the coding sequence GTGACAAGCACAATTCGCGATGTAACCAAGGCCGGAATCCCGGCGGAGACCACGCATGCCGATCTGATCGGCAATGCCATCAACGAAAGTGGCCAGACTGCAGCTCTGACGCTTGACAAACTGTTCGATCGTCTGTCGAGCATCACCGATAAGGTCGATGCAGACGCCTTCAACGACAGCGTCAGCAAGATGATAGAGGAGTTCGGCTCCAAGTTTGCCGACCGCCTGAGCCATAAGGATGGCTGGGGCGACTTCTCGGTGAACGACAAGTCGGGCACGACCTCCACAAAGGCCGACCTCCAGTCGTCGACCGAACTGTCCTCGATCAAGCCCGCTAGCGTATCCGACACCGTCGCAGAAACCGGGCCGGCCGCGACCCTTGCCAACACGTCGGCGCGTGTTGCCGATGCCGCCCCGGTCGCCGCTGCTGCGCCCGCCGCTGCTGCGGCTGCCGATGCCGCAACCAGGTTCCCGGATGCGTCGAGCACCGGCGTTCCGGAAGGCACCGTATTGACCGACTATACCGGTCCGATGACGATCACGACACCTGGCACGGTGATCGAAGGCAAGATCATCACTGGTGGGCTTCGCGTCACCGCCCCGGACGTCGTGATCAAGAACTGCGTCATCAAGTTCGATGGCTGGTGGGGCGTTGAAGCTGAAAACGGAAAAAACATCACCATCCAGAACTGCGACATTACCGGCCCGGGTTATGCGGCCGAGAACAATTCCGCAATTCTTGGCGCCGGTAACTTCATCGGCAACGATATCTCCAAGGTGCAGAACGGTATCGTCCTGTCGTCCGGGTCCAGCACGGTCAAGGGCAACTACATCCATGACCTCGAAGCGCTCGGTGAGCCGCACTATGACGGCATCTCGGTACAGGGCGGCCAGAGCGGCGTACTGATCGACGGCAACACCATCGATAGCCGCCAGACCTCCAACATCATCATCAACAACGACTTCGGCTCGGTTTCCGACGTGACCGTCAGCAACAACCTGCTGATTGGCGATGCAGGCTACGCGATCTATTCCCACGGCGGACAAGCCGGCCGCACCACCACCGGCGTCAATATCACGAACAACCACATCGAAAAGGGTAACTGGGATTACTATTCGGTTTACAATTCCGATACCAAGTTCTCCGGCAATATCGAATACGCCAACAACCAGGCGCCGAAGCCTGGCGATGTAAACACAACGGCGCCATCCAATCCGGACACGCCAACCACGCCGCCCACGACGCCGCCGGACACAGATACCCCGACCACGCCGCCCACGACTCCGCCCGACACTGGCACCGATGTCCCAAGCAATAAGGTTCATCTGGGCACCGAAGGTGACGACAACATGCCGCTCTCCGGTCAGTCCATCAGAGGCAACGAGACCTTCAAGGGCCTCGGCGGCAACGACACACTAAAAGGTGGCGCTGGCGCGGATGTTCTTGACGGCGGCAGCGGCACGGACACGGCGACTTATTCCGGCTCGAACGCCGGTGTGAACGTCAACCTCGCGACCGGTGCCGGCACCGGCGGCCATGCGCAGGGTGACAAGCTCACCAGCATCGAGAACCTGACCGGTTCCAGATACAATGACGTCCTGACCGGCAACGATGGCAAGAACGTCCTCAATGGCGGTGCCGGTTCTGACAAGCTCCTTGGCGGCGCAGGCGACGACACCCTTAACGGGGGCACCGGGAAAGACACCCTTAACGGAGGCGCGGGGAAAGATACGCTTACGGGCGGCTCCGGGGCTGATACCTTCGCCTTCAAGACGACTTCGGAAGCGGGGTCAGGTTCGACTCGCGATGTCATCACCGATTTCCAGAAGGGGACGGACAAAATCGATCTGTCGGCTATCGATGCAAACGGATCTGCAGCAGGTGACGGCGCCTTCCATCTGATCGCGCAAAACAACGCCGCGTTCGATCACAAAGCAGGCGCATTGGCCTGGCGTACGGAAAACAACTCCGGCACTGCCAATGATGTCACCATCATCCAGGGCGACCTGAATGGCGACGGTGTTCACGATTTCGAACTCCAATTGCAGGGACTCGTCAATCTCTCTGCGAGCGACTTCCTCCTCTAA